The genomic region GGTTCATCCGAAACTGCTAAACAAGCCTCCTCTAAGCCTCCAAcacaacatcatcatcatcatcatcatcaacaagATCCAGCACTCCCATCAAAATCATCTTTTCCTATACCTCCCATGAAAACCAACTCCCCCAAGAAGCAAAATTTCAAGCTTTATGAGAGAAGAAACAGTAACCTGAAGAACAACCTCATGATCAACACTTTCCTTCCTTCTAACAACggtggaggtggtggtggtggtggtgctTTTTATTCGCCGAGGAATGCAGAGATCTTGTCTCCAAGCTTGCTTGACTTCCCAAAGCTAGCACTTAGCCCGGTTACACCATTAAATGAAGACCCTTTCAACAAGTCTTCACCTTCTTTAGGGAATTCATCTGAGGAAGAGAAAGCTATAGCTGAGAAAGGCTTTTACTTGCATCCATCACCTATGTCAACACCTAGAGATACTGAGCCTCAGCTTTTACCACTCTTTCCTGTTACTTCTCCAAGAGTTTCAGGCTCTTCTTAAACATATGTTAGTTTGAGAGTGATTTGTCAACTGGGTTTTGGCTGAAATTTGagtgataaaaaaaaaaggaagttaAGAGGATCTTTCTTCAATTGTATGATTTGATCTCCCTTTGATTATGGTAAAGCTCTTCTTTTTACCTTCTTTCTTCATTTTACTTGGATTATGGCTAACTAGATTATTCCCATATGAAAAAGATTACCACTAATCCTTTGTTTTGTTCTGTTTTGTGGTTGTTGTGACATTGTGTTGGCCAAGAAAGCAAGTCCTTTAATGTAACCTTTGCAGCTCTTTTCTGCTAAAAGGGTATAAGAAATGGAACTCATAAGTTCCTTTAAACCATGACCTCACTAAGATAATTTACAGACACTACAGTTGTTGTAAGAATACTGTTTATTTGCTttctttgatgatttgatttCTATTTAGCAAAAGATCAAAAAGATGAAGATATTTCTTTGTTTTTCAGAAAAAAAAGTGAGGGAGGTGTGACTTGCAGAATGAAGACTTTTTGGCTGGTTTTAATAATGGACCATCATAGTTTTACAAGGATGTCTGTTTTTTGAGTCCAATTCActggaaaaaaaataatttttgggtaCATTTTGTTCTTAAGATAAAATTGGAAAAAAAGTTGGAAACTTTAGTAATTGTTTTGTACTATGTAAAGAGTACTACACTATTGTCTTTGTAAACTCTATTCATTTACATTAGCCAAAAAACTTTGCAGTTGTTAATCAATAGTATGACAGACAACCTTTTCTATCATTTAAAATGGCCCACCATAACAATGAAAAAAAGATCAAACAAGATGTGACAATATTGGATCCTCTAATCTTTTAACTTTTCTACACCAAAATATTAAGTAGAAGGCAAGTaaatgatatatatgtatattttattttgaaaatatagcAAAAGCAATCCCAACCCTTTTTCTTGGTCTTGTTTCTAActaaaaacccttttttttaattGCTTTTTTCTTAACTACCACAACCAGTTTTGGTATGGTTTGATCTGTTTCAGCAGTAGTAAAGTGTAGTTAAGTTTGATGTTTATAGGTTTATAAAGACGAAGGCAAGGTTTGTAAGAAAACTGTTCAGTGAAAGAGATTAAAATGACCCACATGTCTTTAAACTTATTTTCAAGATGGAAGAGCAGtctttttcatttaagttttgatTTAGTATGCAATCATATGCAAGTTTGGGGttttttttcatctttctttttcttcttatatatatattttccctttttaatgctATCTTTTTCTTGTCTTAGATACATCAGTTAGCAGTGTTCTTAAGAAATGTGAACACACACAGCAGGCTAAATTGGAAAAAAAGTTAACTGTTGTTATGATTATGATTGAAAGTGAAGTTTAAAATAAAACCCTCAAGAATGTTGAATACGGATATGTTTAATCTTTTCCAGATACGAATacttgaaaataataataataagtcgGAATAAAATAGATCGAGTCGCAGAAGCACTTGCACTGCACAAAGAACTGCCAACCAGTTCAGTGGGGGCTAAGTTCTGGTCAGCTATTTCTTTACTTTGCTTGCAAAACCCTAGGCTAGCTGGTTAAGGCTAGTTTCTACGTTTTCCTTTGAAATGAACTTCAAATATAGGAAAAAGGTATGCAAATTCGAACAAAATTAAAGACATTTCCTGTTTAAGCTTGTACTGAAATGAACATTTATAAATCAAATAATCAGAACTATTTTGTCCACCGTACTTCATTATTTATATACAGCATCTGCATGCATGCAGTTTCAACTGCCTCATTAGTCATTAGTTACTAGCATTTACAACTTTTATTGCACAGCTGAACCAAAATGTTCATTGAAACA from Gossypium arboreum isolate Shixiya-1 chromosome 1, ASM2569848v2, whole genome shotgun sequence harbors:
- the LOC108480879 gene encoding VQ motif-containing protein 19-like, whose protein sequence is MENSSRLVQDNKNLNFPSSSSSSSPLNSPHSNGTNPNNSNGGVQIPTPPLTPIPISRSETNPYPTTFVQADTTTFKQVVQMLTGSSETAKQASSKPPTQHHHHHHHQQDPALPSKSSFPIPPMKTNSPKKQNFKLYERRNSNLKNNLMINTFLPSNNGGGGGGGGAFYSPRNAEILSPSLLDFPKLALSPVTPLNEDPFNKSSPSLGNSSEEEKAIAEKGFYLHPSPMSTPRDTEPQLLPLFPVTSPRVSGSS